A stretch of DNA from Granulicella pectinivorans:
GCCTGGGCGTGAAGCTGTAGCGTCTGCGCCCCTGCGGCGGCACAAACGGCGTGCCCTCTTCCTCGACGCCATCGACCTCCGGCGGAATTGCGAGACCATGCCAATGCACCAGCTCCGGGGTGTCGGTCTGGTTGATGACGTTGACGGTCACCGGCCTGCCTTCGCGCATCCGCAGCACCGGGCCGGGCGAGGTTCCGTTGTAGCCAATGGTGGAGAGCACGCGCTCCGGAGCCAGCTCGACGGTGACCGGCGCGATGGTGAGGGTGATGTCGGCGTTGCCCTGCGTGGATGCGTCTGGAGATGTGTGTGCGGCGGGAGGCATGGGCATCTGGCCGCGGAGCATCTTCGCGGTTGCAGCCAGCGCCATCGATCCCGTCCTGATGAAGTCGCGCCTCTGCACATGGTCTCCTTGGCCGGCGGACGGCACCGTGCTTGCATGGGATCGTCTCACGCACGGCACTATGCGGACAAGCGCCGTTCCGGTGCGATCAAATCTTCTTCGGCCCGGTTTGCGACAAATATCCGTTCCGCTCGTCTATACGGTCACTGCACGGAACAGAAGAAGGGCGCGCACCATCTGATATGCTCGCGCCATCGGGGGTTACGTCCCATGAAGATCCTTCGGATTGCGTCGATTGGCATTCTGGGTGCGGCGGCGTGCTGCACGGGACTTTACGCGTACCAGCGTGTTGCCAACTGGGGCTACCAGCCCGAACAGAGCACGGAGAAGGCGGAGTTTGCGTGGTCGCGCCTGAGCTACACCACCAACCTTGGCGGGGCCAGCAACTATGGGGGCTTCGGGGGGTATGGCCGGCACTTCCAGAGCTGGTCGCGCGACTATCCGAAGGCCGACCGGCAGGTTCTGATCGCGCTGAATCGCCTGACCCGCGTGCAGGGGCGGCCCGTCGAGCAGGTGGTGAATCTCGACTCCGACGACATCTTCAATTATCCGTTCGTCTACGCGGTGCAGGTGCAGACGTGGTCGTTTACGGACGAACAGGCCAGGCGGCTGCGCGACTACCTGACCAAGGGCGGCTTCCTGATGGTCGACGACTTCCACGGCACCGCCGACTGGGAGAACTTCATGACCGGGATGCGCCAGGTCTTTCCGGACAGGCCGGTGGAAGACCTGACGGACAAGGACGAGATCTTCCATGTGCTGTATGACATGGACGACCGGTTCCAGGTTCCGGGGGAGCAGTGGATTCGCACCCACCGCACGTATGAGAAGGACGGGTTCGTTCCCAAGTGGCGCGGGATTCGCGACGATCACGGACGGATCGTCGTCGCGATCTGCCACAACATGCACCTGGGCGACGCGTGGGAGTGGGCGGACGATCCGGAGTACCCAGAGCAGTTCGCCTCCATGGCTTTCCGCGTCAGCCTCAACTACATCGTGTACGGTCTGACGCACTAAAGCAGCTCCAGCGGGTAGAAGCGCAGGAAAATGCATGTTTGAGTGGCTGTTCCAATATCCGCTGCCGGTGTTCACCAAGGGAAAACTGGTGCTGCTTGGCGCGTGGCCGGTGTGGCTTCTGCTGTTGCTGATCGTTGCGGCGGCTGGCGGCCTGGGATGGCTCATCCGGCGGCGTCTTCCCGGGGCGGACCCGAAGCTGCGCACCTGGCGCGCGGCGCTTGTGTGGGGCATGCAGGCGTCGCTGGTGGCGCTTGTGCTGTTGCTGCTGTGGCAGCCGGCGGTCACGGTTGCGGAGCTGAAGTCGCAGCAGAACATCATCGCGCTTGTCGTCGACGACTCGCGCTCCATGGCCATCCCCGACGTGAATGGCCAGACGCGCGCATCTGCGGCGATCAAGGCGCTGGACGGGGGCGTGCTGAGTGGTCTCCAGAAGCGCTTTCAGACACGGCTCTACCGGATCGACGGCACGACCGGACGTGTTGTGAAGGCTGCGGATCTGCAGCCCACCGCCGCCGCCACGCACCTGAGCGATGGGCTCCGGCAGATCGTCGCGGAGACCTCCGATCTGCCGGTTGGGGCGATCGTGCTGCTCAGCGATGGCGCGGAGAACAGCGGAGGCATCGATGCGGACACGTTGAGCGCGCTCCGCAACCGTCGTCTGCCGGTCCACACGGTCGGCTTCGGCCGCGAGGCTCCCGCGCACGACCTCGAGCTGGAGCAGGTCAGTGTTGGTTCGAAGGCTCTGGCGGATGCGAGGCTGAAGGCGGACGTCAGCTTCCGGCAGTACGGATACACGGGGCAGCACACGACGCTTGCCCTGCGCGACGGGGACAAGCTGCTGGCTTCGAAGGAGGTCACGCTCGCTGCTGACGGCGTCGTCCAGACGGAGGTTCTCTTCTTCCATGCCGGACCGGCGGGCGTCAAACGCATCGCGGCGTCGCTCACGCCGCTGGCCGGCGAAGAGAGCACGGCGAACAACGCTACCAGCCGGCTCCTTACGGTCTCCGGCGACAAACGCCGCATCCTCTACGTCGAGGGCGAGCCGCGCTGGGAGTACAAGTTCCTGCGGCGCGCGGCGGAGGACGACCACGCCGTCCAGGTGGTCGCCATGCTCCGCACCACGGAGAACAAGATCTACCGCCAGGGCATCGCTGATCCGGCGGAGCTTGCCGACGGCTTTCCCTCGAAGGCGGAAGACCTCTTTGCGTACGACGGCATCGTCATCGGCTCCGTCGAGGCGGGCTACCTGACGCCCGCGCAGCAGGAGCTGCTGCGTGAGTTTGTCGATCAGCGCGGCGGTGGGGTGCTCTTCCTGGGGGGGCGTTTTGCACTCACCGATGGCGGCTGGAACGCGAGCAGCGTCTCCGACCTGCTGCCCACGTTTCTGCCTGCCGCGAAGGGGACCTTTCACCTCGATCCGGCGACCGCGCAGCTTACACCGCAGGGCGTCGAGAGCGCCGTCACCCGGCTGGTCGATGATCCCGCTGCGAACGCCGCGCGCTGGAAGAAGCTTCCTTACCTGATGAACTATCAGGATCCTGGAACGCCCAAGCCGGGGGCCACCGTGCTGGCCCAAAGCATCACCCCGCGCGGCACGCTGCCCCTGCTCGTCACCCAGAATTACGGGCATGGCCGCACCGCGATTCTGGCCACCTCCGGCACCTGGCGCTGGCAGATGTCTGGAGCCGTGGGTGACCCGAGCCACGATCTTTTCTGGCAGCAGCTCCTGCGCTGGACCGCCGGAGACTCCGCGGGGCCGGTCTCGGCTGCTGCCGGGAACGACCGTCTCAACGACGAGGGGCATGCGACTCTGACGGCGACCGTCCGCGACAAGCAGTTCAACCCTGCCCCGGACGCCCACGTCACCGCACACGTCAACGGTCCGGAGAACGAAACCTCCCTGATCGATCTTGCCCCCGTCCCGGCCCAGTCCGGCGTTTTTACCGCCGACTGGACCGCCGATAAGCCCGGCATCTATGGGATTGAGGTCACGGCCTCGCGCGGCAAGGAGGAGCTGGGCCGCGACCTCCTGACGCTGGAGCGCACCGACGGCGTCGCCGAAGACTTTCATACCAGTCAGAACCGCGACCTGCTCGACAAGCTCTCCGCGCAGACCGGCGGCCGCGCCTGGAAGCTGGAAGAGCTCGCCCGGCTCCCGCAGGAGATCTCCTACTCCGAGGCCGGGATCTCCGTGCGCGATACGAAGGAACTCTGGAATATGCCGATCATCTTCTTCCTGTTGCTTGGTCTTGCATCCGGCGAGTGGTGGCTGCGCAGAAAGTGGGGGATCGTATGAAGCTTGCCCTGGCGCTTTTGCTGCTTGCCATCCCTGCACACGCCGCGACGTACTATGTCACCGTCGCCGGCCTTGGCGGGGAACCGGACTATGAGCAGCGCTTCAAGGCCATCGCCAACGACCTCGATCAGTCGTTCCAGTCCTCGCCCAGCAACCACGTCTCCACCTTCACCGGCCCGCAGGCGACGAAGGCAAGACTGACCGAAGCCCTGACGCAGATTGCCCATGAGGCAAAGCCCGAGGACGAGCTTGTCCTCACGCTCATCGGCCACGGCACCTTCGATGGGGTCGCGTACAAGTTCAACCTTCCCGGGCCGGACATCAGCGCGGCTGAACTCGCCGAACTCCTCAACCGCATCCCTACGCGCCGCCAACTGGTTGTCGATACCACCAGCGCCAGCGGGGGCGCGCTCTCGACGCTTCAGCGCGCGAATCGTGGCGTCATTACCGCCACCAAGTCCGGCACGGAGAAGAACGCCACCGTCTTCGCGCGTTACTGGGCCGAGGCCCTTCAGGACCCGACCACCGACACGGACAAGAGCCAGTCCA
This window harbors:
- a CDS encoding DUF4159 domain-containing protein → MKILRIASIGILGAAACCTGLYAYQRVANWGYQPEQSTEKAEFAWSRLSYTTNLGGASNYGGFGGYGRHFQSWSRDYPKADRQVLIALNRLTRVQGRPVEQVVNLDSDDIFNYPFVYAVQVQTWSFTDEQARRLRDYLTKGGFLMVDDFHGTADWENFMTGMRQVFPDRPVEDLTDKDEIFHVLYDMDDRFQVPGEQWIRTHRTYEKDGFVPKWRGIRDDHGRIVVAICHNMHLGDAWEWADDPEYPEQFASMAFRVSLNYIVYGLTH
- a CDS encoding glutamine amidotransferase; the protein is MFEWLFQYPLPVFTKGKLVLLGAWPVWLLLLLIVAAAGGLGWLIRRRLPGADPKLRTWRAALVWGMQASLVALVLLLLWQPAVTVAELKSQQNIIALVVDDSRSMAIPDVNGQTRASAAIKALDGGVLSGLQKRFQTRLYRIDGTTGRVVKAADLQPTAAATHLSDGLRQIVAETSDLPVGAIVLLSDGAENSGGIDADTLSALRNRRLPVHTVGFGREAPAHDLELEQVSVGSKALADARLKADVSFRQYGYTGQHTTLALRDGDKLLASKEVTLAADGVVQTEVLFFHAGPAGVKRIAASLTPLAGEESTANNATSRLLTVSGDKRRILYVEGEPRWEYKFLRRAAEDDHAVQVVAMLRTTENKIYRQGIADPAELADGFPSKAEDLFAYDGIVIGSVEAGYLTPAQQELLREFVDQRGGGVLFLGGRFALTDGGWNASSVSDLLPTFLPAAKGTFHLDPATAQLTPQGVESAVTRLVDDPAANAARWKKLPYLMNYQDPGTPKPGATVLAQSITPRGTLPLLVTQNYGHGRTAILATSGTWRWQMSGAVGDPSHDLFWQQLLRWTAGDSAGPVSAAAGNDRLNDEGHATLTATVRDKQFNPAPDAHVTAHVNGPENETSLIDLAPVPAQSGVFTADWTADKPGIYGIEVTASRGKEELGRDLLTLERTDGVAEDFHTSQNRDLLDKLSAQTGGRAWKLEELARLPQEISYSEAGISVRDTKELWNMPIIFFLLLGLASGEWWLRRKWGIV